One Methanobacteriaceae archaeon genomic region harbors:
- a CDS encoding 3-dehydroquinate synthase II encodes MKFAWIMPPGRTWDEKKGYITTALESGIDHVLEMVELDNIHKLGNITVISDQEEADIILVGKNGEGDSTLHLPNDLVESKDMAAASSFKRKGKIVAAYVEIASKKHEELARNLGRVVDYLILVGKDWTIIPLENIIADLQSEDVKLIAAASDYNEAKLALETLEHGTDGILIQPQDFSEIKKIAELIEKIESEKYDLQAATITRIEPVGSGDRVCVDTCSMMNVGEGMLIGSYSKGLFLVHSESLESEYVASRPFRVNAGPVQAYVMTPGNKTKYLSELETGDEVLVVDDAGKSKTAIVGRVKIEKRPLMLLEAEFEGIKVKTLLQNAETIRLVNENGDAVSVSDLEEGDKVMVYLDKGARHFGMSIEESIIEK; translated from the coding sequence ATGAAATTCGCTTGGATAATGCCTCCAGGAAGGACCTGGGATGAAAAAAAAGGTTACATAACCACAGCTTTAGAATCTGGCATAGATCATGTTCTAGAAATGGTGGAACTAGACAATATTCACAAACTGGGTAATATAACCGTTATTTCTGATCAGGAAGAAGCAGACATAATTTTAGTTGGAAAGAATGGAGAAGGAGATAGTACGTTACATCTTCCTAATGACCTAGTTGAATCTAAGGATATGGCTGCTGCTTCCAGCTTCAAAAGAAAAGGAAAGATTGTAGCGGCCTATGTAGAAATAGCCAGTAAAAAACACGAAGAATTGGCCCGAAATTTAGGTCGAGTAGTGGATTATCTAATTTTAGTGGGAAAAGACTGGACAATCATTCCTCTAGAAAATATCATTGCTGATCTCCAAAGCGAAGATGTTAAACTGATTGCTGCAGCTTCTGACTATAACGAAGCTAAACTGGCTTTAGAAACACTGGAACATGGTACTGATGGTATTTTGATTCAACCTCAAGATTTCTCTGAAATAAAGAAAATAGCAGAATTAATTGAAAAAATAGAATCCGAAAAGTACGATCTTCAAGCAGCCACCATAACTCGCATAGAACCGGTTGGTTCTGGTGATAGGGTATGTGTGGATACTTGCTCCATGATGAATGTGGGAGAAGGAATGCTGATTGGTTCTTATTCTAAGGGATTATTTTTAGTTCACAGCGAATCATTAGAAAGTGAATATGTTGCTTCTAGACCATTTAGAGTTAATGCAGGCCCCGTACAGGCCTATGTAATGACTCCAGGTAATAAAACCAAGTATTTATCTGAGTTGGAAACTGGGGACGAAGTTTTAGTTGTGGATGATGCTGGAAAAAGTAAAACTGCCATTGTTGGAAGAGTTAAAATTGAGAAAAGGCCCTTAATGTTGCTGGAAGCTGAATTTGAAGGTATTAAAGTCAAAACCCTCCTGCAAAATGCCGAAACAATTCGCTTGGTAAATGAAAATGGAGACGCTGTTTCAGTTTCTGATCTTGAAGAAGGGGACAAAGTTATGGTCTATTTAGATAAAGGGGCCCGACATTTTGGAATGTCCATTGAAGAAAGTATAATTGAAAAATAA
- a CDS encoding 2-amino-3,7-dideoxy-D-threo-hept-6-ulosonate synthase — MIGKKIRIERIIDRKTGKSVIVPMDHGASIGPVPGIIDMAKTIDDVSKGGANAVLMHKGMVGRGHRGYGSDIGLIIHLSASTGLSPHPNHKVLVTSVEKALKIGADAVSVHVNVGSEREPEMLIKLGTISEICDDWGMPLIAMMYPRGKHIKDEHDAEVVKIAARAGAELGADIIKTNYTGDPDTFKEVIDGCPVPLVIAGGPKVETDRQLLEMVKDSVDVGGAGVAIGRNVFQAKSPQKTTRAISEIVHHKLEVDEALKILNGN; from the coding sequence ATGATAGGAAAGAAAATAAGGATTGAAAGAATTATTGACCGAAAAACAGGAAAAAGTGTAATTGTTCCCATGGATCACGGTGCTTCCATAGGTCCTGTACCCGGGATTATTGACATGGCTAAAACCATTGATGATGTCTCAAAAGGTGGCGCAAATGCAGTTTTAATGCATAAAGGAATGGTCGGAAGGGGCCACAGAGGATATGGGAGCGATATTGGTTTAATAATACACCTATCTGCTAGTACTGGACTCAGCCCACACCCTAACCATAAGGTTTTAGTCACTTCAGTTGAAAAGGCTTTAAAAATCGGTGCAGATGCAGTTTCAGTGCATGTAAATGTGGGTTCTGAGCGAGAACCCGAAATGCTTATTAAATTAGGTACTATCTCTGAAATCTGTGATGATTGGGGAATGCCATTGATTGCTATGATGTACCCTCGAGGAAAGCATATTAAAGATGAACACGATGCTGAAGTTGTTAAAATAGCAGCCCGTGCTGGTGCAGAATTGGGTGCAGATATTATAAAAACTAATTATACCGGAGATCCAGATACCTTCAAAGAAGTTATTGATGGTTGTCCAGTTCCATTGGTAATTGCTGGTGGCCCGAAAGTTGAAACAGATAGACAACTTTTAGAAATGGTTAAAGACTCTGTTGATGTTGGTGGGGCGGGTGTTGCAATAGGAAGAAATGTATTCCAGGCTAAATCACCTCAAAAAACAACTAGGGCTATTTCTGAAATTGTTCATCATAAATTAGAAGTTGATGAGGCTTTAAAAATATTAAATGGAAACTAA